A window of Candidatus Zixiibacteriota bacterium genomic DNA:
CAACAGCTGATATAATCATTTAATAGCTATACATCACCCGATTAATATAAAATTTTTCATATTTCAAGCGGCTGTTTCAACTACCTGATTTTATTCAGTTAAATAAAAATGCAATCCCTATGTTTATATAACCTTTATGCCCTCATATACTTATTTAATAATGCGTAGATAAATATATCTTGACATATTGAAAATTATTTATATAATAGCATATGTTATGGTTAATCTTTTTTCAGCATACTATTTAATATTATGTTGAATTAAGATTTCATAGGGGAATAGTTTTTGCATGATATTTGTTTCGGAGGTTATTATTATGAAAAAAATGTTGTTGTTAGTCACAGGAATATTCTTTGCTGCATCGGCTTTCGCTTTTGCTCAGGATGTAAATGACCCTGGATCGCCCGATAGCATAATTGTCAGTTCGGTAGAGGTTGATTACACCCCTGGCGAAATTAATTATGTTGATGTGCCTATTTACTTTGTTACTGATGATTCAGTGCCAAGTTTCTTTCTGCCAATCACATGGAATAGCATTGATGGCGGAGTGTATCCAACCGAGGTTGCTTGGAATGGCTTGCTTGCCGACTGGGAAGAAGTTGGCGACAGCATTTATGGTGATTATATTCGTATTCTGGGTTTTCATGATATTACCGATGATGTTTTAGAATCCCCGTTATTTACCGATTATTCCAGATTTGAGGGACTGACAATAACTTTTGCCGTTTCTGCGGAGGCGCAGGAGCAGATTTGCACTATCAGCAATACATATATATCAAACACTTTCCGCTTGTATTTCAGTTTGAT
This region includes:
- a CDS encoding T9SS type A sorting domain-containing protein translates to MKKMLLLVTGIFFAASAFAFAQDVNDPGSPDSIIVSSVEVDYTPGEINYVDVPIYFVTDDSVPSFFLPITWNSIDGGVYPTEVAWNGLLADWEEVGDSIYGDYIRILGFHDITDDVLESPLFTDYSRFEGLTITFAVSAEAQEQICTISNTYISNTFRLYFSLMHGVGDFVPIIVDGSITVGDGVGVDDAAQTSLPNKYALAQNYPNPFNPETKIDYQLPEAGFVKLDIFNILGQRVKTLVDEYKEAGYYQTRWNGFNESGRTVPSGVYFYNMSTEKFSQTKKMLMLK